From one Paenibacillus terrae HPL-003 genomic stretch:
- a CDS encoding amidohydrolase: protein MTANKWMIKNGSFAVNRPEAGVIHGYMIVEDSRITYIGETLPAGEEETEVIDGNGLLFLPGLINTHGHAAMSLLRGYGDDLALQVWLQEKMWPMEAKFTSTDVYWGTSLSVLEMLKGGTTTFLDMYDHMDEVARVAEESGIRASLMRGAIGLCSEEEQRIKLAEAVNFARNWHGKADGRITTMMSPHAPYTCPPAFIEKFVQAAHDLDLPLHTHMSETIAEVEQNVRDYGLRPVAHLDKLGFFSRPSLVAHAVHLNDEEIALLAERGVAVSHNPGSNLKLASGVARVPDLLRAGVAVSLGTDGPASNNNLDMFEEMRLAALIHKGVSGDPTAVPAGEALRLATEYGAKSIGLNEVGALAAGNKADFIALDLNQAHFLPHTDLISHAVYSASAKDVTHVWVDGRQVVKNGECLTMDEERIKHEAQAAFEGLLSR from the coding sequence ATGACGGCGAATAAATGGATGATTAAAAACGGCTCTTTTGCCGTGAACAGACCGGAAGCGGGGGTAATCCACGGCTATATGATCGTGGAGGACAGCCGTATTACCTATATTGGCGAGACTTTGCCAGCGGGTGAGGAAGAGACGGAAGTGATTGATGGTAACGGGCTGCTATTTTTACCTGGCCTGATAAATACACATGGTCATGCGGCGATGTCTCTGCTGCGCGGGTATGGGGACGATCTGGCTCTTCAAGTATGGCTTCAGGAAAAAATGTGGCCGATGGAAGCCAAGTTTACGTCTACGGATGTATACTGGGGTACGTCCTTGTCCGTGCTGGAAATGCTGAAAGGCGGTACAACCACCTTTTTGGACATGTATGATCATATGGACGAGGTGGCTCGTGTAGCTGAAGAGTCCGGCATCCGTGCCAGTCTGATGCGTGGAGCGATTGGATTATGTTCGGAGGAAGAGCAGCGGATCAAGCTGGCTGAGGCTGTGAATTTTGCGCGTAATTGGCATGGAAAAGCAGACGGTCGCATTACGACTATGATGTCTCCGCATGCGCCGTATACGTGTCCGCCTGCGTTTATCGAAAAATTCGTACAGGCTGCGCATGATCTGGACTTACCGTTGCATACGCATATGTCCGAAACAATTGCCGAAGTAGAGCAAAACGTACGCGACTACGGCTTGCGTCCGGTTGCGCATTTGGATAAGCTTGGCTTTTTCTCTCGTCCATCGCTTGTTGCCCATGCTGTTCATTTGAATGACGAAGAAATAGCTTTGCTGGCTGAACGTGGTGTAGCGGTTTCGCATAATCCGGGCAGCAACTTGAAGCTGGCGAGCGGTGTGGCAAGAGTGCCCGATCTGCTCCGTGCAGGCGTTGCTGTCTCTCTCGGAACAGATGGTCCTGCCAGTAACAATAACCTGGATATGTTTGAGGAAATGCGTCTGGCTGCACTCATTCACAAGGGAGTATCTGGCGACCCAACCGCAGTTCCTGCGGGTGAGGCGTTGCGTCTGGCAACAGAGTACGGAGCGAAGTCGATTGGCTTGAATGAGGTAGGGGCGCTTGCAGCAGGCAACAAGGCTGACTTTATCGCGCTTGATCTCAATCAGGCTCATTTCTTGCCACATACGGATCTCATTTCTCATGCCGTATACTCTGCAAGCGCCAAAGACGTGACCCATGTATGGGTAGACGGTCGTCAGGTTGTAAAAAACGGTGAGTGCCTGACTATGGATGAGGAACGTATCAAGCATGAGGCACAAGCCGCCTTTGAAGGACTGCTGTCGCGCTAA
- a CDS encoding redox-sensing transcriptional repressor Rex, with translation MKSDKISEAVVRRLPVYLRYLNALNKREVATVSSQELGQRLDLNPAQIRKDLAYFGDFGRKGIGYDVTYLIEKIRHILKIDQQINVVLVGAGNLGQALSNYNAYLKDNMKIVAVFDAVPDKVGTKINTLVVQPMDELEATVKEQNIRIGIITVPDFEAQNVADRLINSGIGAILNFAPTTLKAPANIRIHATDFTTDLLSLAYYLEDGKEDMQHDGE, from the coding sequence ATGAAATCAGATAAAATTTCAGAGGCTGTCGTACGGAGGTTACCCGTATATTTACGTTATCTGAATGCACTGAACAAACGGGAGGTGGCTACGGTCTCTTCCCAGGAGTTAGGACAAAGACTGGATTTGAATCCGGCTCAAATTCGTAAGGATCTTGCGTATTTTGGAGATTTTGGCCGTAAGGGTATCGGCTATGATGTTACTTATCTTATCGAGAAAATACGCCATATCCTGAAAATCGACCAGCAAATTAACGTGGTATTGGTCGGAGCAGGTAATTTGGGGCAAGCCCTTTCGAATTATAATGCTTATTTAAAAGACAATATGAAAATTGTGGCAGTATTTGATGCTGTCCCAGATAAGGTCGGAACCAAGATCAATACGCTGGTTGTACAACCAATGGATGAACTGGAAGCGACCGTGAAGGAACAGAACATTCGGATCGGGATTATTACCGTACCGGATTTTGAGGCGCAGAACGTGGCTGACAGGCTCATAAATAGCGGAATTGGAGCGATTTTGAACTTTGCGCCGACCACTCTCAAGGCACCGGCAAATATTCGAATACATGCCACAGATTTTACAACAGATTTGTTGAGCCTCGCTTATTATTTGGAAGACGGAAAGGAAGATATGCAACATGACGGCGAATAA
- the dinG gene encoding ATP-dependent DNA helicase DinG, translating into MKFAVLDFETTGTQSADDIIQVGLAIIDHDNSISRVYGSYVNPGRSIPPFITGLTGITDDDVKDAPALEEMMMELVPMLDDVVLVGHNVAFDFNFLQNALDRCGYLPFTGRILDTMDFLKIMFPSLSSYQLGFVSSEFGLAHDRPHQADSDALATAEVFLKCLDELHALPLITIQRLSDLFAEEDSDLGWFLDGVREDKEHDPIQDLEGHQFFRQLALKVEDWTELNAPRREDDPNPLAGISFEDYMDDVRDNLRSSLSQYEEREAQTQMIEGVNQALSEDKHLLIEAGTGTGKSLGYLLPSLYHSVKNGQRVMVSTHTINLQEQLRERDIPMLTKVIPFPFRAAIFKGRGHYLCLRKFEHKINRRDFATPKEDLITAAQMIVWLTLTETGDDEELNLSNRGGDFWETVASDSESCLGRSCPWFRKCFYHRARHEAGIADVVITNHSKLFTDVKASHQLLPSYEHLVIDEAHHLEEVAGKHLGMHMKYFTLVHTLTRLFKDSKNGQLPSLRQQLAKSGHEKSTDWASTIDQLYPLVLEVKETWDMLSDKLFGMLPERSDATPGETGQFSSRLKPSAKPAKWDQATALENQLYVTMSEILRKGDKLMLDVKEEHDDYAADSLITDITGLLKDLAGIRESLRFFMRMDDETTVYWLEASGQFRSKSLQFYAVPVDVSRQLKEMFFDKKRSIILTSATLSVDKSFQYMTDQLGLQEAADQGRLMTTQLPSPFNYRDQVLLVIPRDFPSVKGSVGDEHFVDMLVSSLGATAQATRGRMLVLFTSYRMLRQVYEPLKEALSSSDITVLGQGVDSGSRSKLTRRFQEAKASVLLGTSSFWEGVDIPGKALTCLAIVRLPFQPPNHPLLEAKSELLQQQKKNPFMKLSVPQAVIRFKQGFGRLVRTASDHGVVIVYDTRVIESYYGKHFLYSLPGPKMEHMPTEQMVPRIAEWLQSAPETEA; encoded by the coding sequence ATGAAATTTGCGGTATTGGATTTTGAAACGACAGGTACCCAGTCCGCGGATGACATCATTCAAGTCGGACTTGCAATTATAGATCATGATAACAGCATTTCCCGTGTTTACGGTTCTTATGTGAACCCTGGCAGATCCATTCCGCCTTTTATTACCGGGTTGACCGGGATTACAGACGATGACGTCAAGGATGCTCCTGCCCTCGAAGAGATGATGATGGAGCTTGTGCCTATGCTGGACGATGTTGTGCTGGTCGGTCATAATGTGGCGTTTGATTTTAATTTTTTGCAAAACGCTTTGGATCGGTGCGGGTACTTGCCGTTTACCGGCAGAATTTTGGATACGATGGATTTTCTGAAAATCATGTTTCCATCGCTATCTTCCTATCAGCTGGGTTTTGTTTCTTCTGAGTTCGGGCTTGCGCATGACCGACCTCATCAAGCAGACAGCGACGCGTTGGCTACGGCTGAGGTGTTTTTAAAATGTCTGGATGAGCTGCACGCGCTGCCTTTGATTACGATACAGCGGCTCAGCGATTTGTTCGCGGAGGAAGACAGTGACCTCGGATGGTTTCTGGACGGGGTGCGTGAAGACAAAGAGCATGATCCTATTCAGGATTTGGAGGGTCATCAGTTTTTTCGTCAGCTTGCGCTGAAGGTAGAGGATTGGACGGAGCTTAATGCCCCTCGCAGAGAGGACGACCCCAATCCGCTTGCAGGCATTTCCTTTGAGGATTACATGGATGATGTGCGAGACAATTTACGTTCATCCTTGAGCCAATATGAGGAACGCGAAGCGCAGACGCAAATGATTGAGGGTGTCAATCAGGCGCTGAGTGAGGACAAGCACCTGTTGATCGAGGCGGGTACGGGGACAGGCAAGTCCCTGGGTTATTTGCTCCCTTCGCTTTATCACAGTGTGAAAAATGGACAGCGAGTCATGGTTAGTACGCATACGATCAACCTACAGGAGCAATTACGCGAGCGTGATATTCCGATGCTGACCAAGGTGATCCCGTTCCCGTTCCGGGCTGCCATTTTTAAGGGCCGGGGACATTATTTGTGTCTGCGTAAGTTTGAACATAAAATAAACAGAAGAGACTTCGCAACGCCGAAGGAAGATTTAATTACAGCGGCCCAGATGATCGTCTGGCTGACGTTGACGGAAACCGGTGATGATGAAGAGCTGAATCTGAGCAATCGTGGGGGAGATTTTTGGGAAACGGTGGCCAGTGATTCGGAGTCCTGTCTTGGTCGTTCTTGTCCATGGTTCCGCAAATGCTTTTATCATCGTGCGCGCCACGAGGCGGGAATAGCCGATGTGGTCATTACGAATCATTCCAAGCTGTTCACGGACGTAAAAGCGAGTCATCAGCTGTTGCCGAGCTATGAGCATCTGGTGATTGATGAAGCGCATCATCTGGAGGAAGTCGCTGGTAAGCACCTGGGAATGCATATGAAATATTTCACACTCGTGCATACCCTGACCCGATTGTTCAAGGATAGCAAGAACGGACAATTGCCTTCGCTGCGTCAGCAGTTGGCAAAGTCGGGGCATGAAAAATCGACGGATTGGGCTTCTACCATCGACCAGCTGTATCCGCTCGTGCTGGAGGTCAAGGAGACTTGGGATATGCTGAGCGACAAGCTGTTTGGCATGCTGCCGGAGCGAAGTGATGCAACACCGGGCGAAACAGGGCAGTTTTCTTCCCGTCTCAAGCCGTCGGCCAAGCCTGCCAAGTGGGATCAGGCGACTGCGCTGGAAAATCAGCTTTATGTAACGATGAGCGAAATTTTGCGCAAGGGCGACAAGCTGATGCTCGACGTGAAAGAAGAACATGACGATTATGCGGCTGACAGTCTCATTACGGATATTACGGGGCTGCTCAAGGATTTGGCAGGCATCAGGGAAAGCTTGCGCTTTTTCATGCGGATGGATGATGAGACGACCGTATATTGGCTCGAAGCGAGTGGGCAATTCCGCAGCAAGTCGCTACAATTTTATGCGGTGCCCGTCGATGTAAGCCGCCAACTGAAAGAAATGTTTTTTGACAAAAAAAGGAGCATTATTCTGACGTCTGCTACCTTGTCGGTGGATAAGTCGTTTCAGTACATGACCGATCAGCTCGGCTTGCAGGAGGCCGCAGATCAAGGGCGGCTGATGACTACGCAGCTCCCCTCACCCTTTAACTACAGGGATCAGGTGCTGTTAGTCATTCCAAGGGATTTTCCGAGCGTGAAGGGCAGTGTAGGAGATGAGCATTTTGTAGATATGCTCGTCAGCTCACTAGGTGCGACTGCTCAAGCGACGCGGGGGAGAATGCTCGTTCTCTTTACCTCCTACCGCATGCTCCGGCAGGTGTATGAGCCGCTCAAGGAGGCGTTGTCTTCCAGCGACATCACCGTGCTGGGGCAGGGTGTGGACAGTGGGAGCCGCAGCAAGCTGACCCGACGTTTCCAGGAAGCCAAAGCTTCTGTGTTGCTGGGAACCAGCAGCTTTTGGGAAGGCGTCGATATTCCGGGCAAGGCACTGACGTGTCTGGCCATCGTCCGCTTGCCGTTCCAACCGCCCAATCACCCGCTGCTGGAGGCTAAAAGTGAGCTGCTTCAGCAGCAGAAGAAGAATCCTTTTATGAAGCTGTCTGTTCCACAGGCTGTTATTCGATTCAAACAGGGATTTGGACGTTTGGTACGTACAGCGAGCGACCACGGGGTAGTTATCGTTTACGATACGCGTGTGATCGAATCCTATTATGGGAAGCACTTTTTGTACTCGTTACCGGGACCAAAAATGGAGCATATGCCGACGGAGCAAATGGTGCCCCGCATCGCCGAGTGGCTCCAATCCGCCCCGGAGACAGAGGCATAA
- a CDS encoding tetratricopeptide repeat protein, whose product MFQHVFAEMNSMLDDIVKHYPSAQGSRRQELLQHWSLLRRMSDGIMDEWLAFEEKMVRLRAASFSAESGMSVAELPEKELPAFTRGQGYYRLLMYPEAIRQFEQVLQHFPNSWQSRMYMGMAYFQLEDTAEAVSHFQKVLHLTEQSGLKAVIYNALGCLMAKQADVEEAQKCFALAHQFDPALPEPLHNMEACLSGAEMLRYDSSMMTWL is encoded by the coding sequence ATGTTCCAGCATGTATTCGCAGAAATGAACAGCATGTTAGATGATATCGTGAAGCATTACCCATCAGCCCAGGGCTCCCGCAGGCAGGAGTTGCTACAGCACTGGAGTTTGCTGCGGAGAATGAGTGACGGAATTATGGATGAATGGCTGGCCTTTGAGGAAAAAATGGTTCGCCTGCGGGCTGCTAGTTTTTCCGCAGAGTCCGGTATGTCTGTCGCTGAGCTGCCCGAAAAAGAGCTGCCAGCCTTTACTCGGGGTCAGGGATATTACCGACTGCTCATGTATCCTGAGGCCATTCGTCAGTTTGAACAGGTGCTACAGCATTTCCCGAACAGCTGGCAGAGCCGTATGTATATGGGGATGGCGTATTTTCAACTGGAGGATACAGCGGAAGCTGTGAGCCATTTTCAGAAGGTGCTGCACCTGACAGAGCAGTCCGGGCTGAAAGCGGTCATCTATAATGCGTTGGGCTGTCTTATGGCGAAGCAGGCTGATGTAGAGGAGGCGCAAAAATGTTTTGCTCTCGCGCATCAGTTCGATCCTGCGTTGCCCGAGCCGCTGCACAATATGGAAGCCTGTTTGTCCGGTGCCGAAATGCTTCGGTACGACAGCTCCATGATGACCTGGCTGTAG
- the panD gene encoding aspartate 1-decarboxylase, which translates to MFRTMMKSKIHRATVTEANLNYVGSITIDEDLMETSDLLENEKVQIVNNNNGARLETYVIPGPRGSGVICLNGAAARLVQPGDTVIIISYASMSNEEAKTYKPTVVFVDEHNKPAQTANKEVHATIM; encoded by the coding sequence ATGTTTAGAACGATGATGAAATCCAAAATTCACCGGGCGACGGTTACTGAAGCCAACCTTAACTATGTGGGTAGTATTACCATTGATGAGGATCTGATGGAGACTTCCGATCTGCTGGAGAATGAAAAAGTTCAAATTGTGAACAATAACAATGGTGCCCGGCTGGAAACTTACGTTATCCCCGGACCGCGTGGTAGCGGTGTGATTTGTCTTAACGGAGCAGCAGCGCGTCTGGTGCAGCCTGGGGATACAGTCATTATTATTTCCTACGCATCCATGTCGAATGAAGAGGCCAAAACATATAAACCGACTGTTGTATTCGTCGATGAACATAATAAACCGGCCCAAACGGCCAACAAGGAAGTACACGCCACGATCATGTAA
- the panC gene encoding pantoate--beta-alanine ligase has product MIIVREVAQLRQAIAERRQLGANGEKAEYGSAATQQHTVGFVPTMGYLHEGHASLMHKAREMADTVVLSIFVNPIQFGPNEDLDSYPRDEARDLEVARSEGVDIVFLPTVAEMYPQPTRTKIHVSSLTDRLCGTSRPGHFDGVTTVVAKLFNMVGPDLAFFGMKDAQQVAVLQQMVTDLNMNVTIVPCPIIREDDGLALSSRNVYLSAEQRKQALVLSHSLRKVREVSEDVVQNTFTIRQLYQMVESTITSSPLADIDYIEILTFPGLEPLPPEQRLSDVEEDIIVALAVKFGNTRLIDNMRIQKAEVLSHV; this is encoded by the coding sequence ATGATTATCGTAAGAGAAGTGGCTCAGCTTCGACAGGCAATTGCTGAACGTCGGCAGCTTGGTGCAAACGGAGAAAAAGCGGAATACGGTTCTGCTGCTACACAGCAACATACAGTCGGCTTTGTGCCGACAATGGGGTATTTGCATGAAGGCCATGCGAGTTTAATGCACAAGGCGCGTGAAATGGCAGATACGGTGGTACTCAGCATTTTTGTAAACCCGATTCAATTCGGGCCTAATGAAGATCTCGACAGCTACCCCCGCGATGAAGCGCGTGATTTGGAGGTGGCGCGGAGCGAAGGTGTGGATATCGTATTTTTGCCAACTGTTGCAGAAATGTATCCGCAGCCAACCCGTACGAAAATTCACGTATCCTCTTTAACGGATCGGTTATGTGGCACTTCACGTCCAGGGCATTTTGACGGTGTGACCACCGTGGTTGCCAAGCTTTTTAATATGGTAGGTCCTGATCTGGCCTTCTTCGGCATGAAGGACGCGCAGCAGGTAGCGGTGCTCCAGCAGATGGTGACCGACCTCAATATGAATGTCACCATCGTTCCTTGCCCCATCATCAGAGAGGACGATGGTTTGGCCCTCAGCTCGCGTAATGTCTATTTGAGCGCGGAACAGCGTAAGCAGGCGTTGGTACTGTCACATTCACTGCGCAAGGTGCGTGAGGTGAGCGAAGATGTTGTGCAGAACACGTTTACGATCCGTCAGTTATACCAAATGGTGGAGTCCACCATTACTTCTTCACCTTTGGCAGACATTGACTATATTGAAATCTTAACCTTTCCCGGTTTGGAGCCTCTTCCTCCCGAGCAGCGACTAAGCGATGTTGAAGAAGACATCATTGTAGCGCTGGCTGTAAAGTTTGGGAACACCCGACTGATTGACAATATGAGAATACAGAAGGCGGAGGTGCTTTCCCATGTTTAG
- the panB gene encoding 3-methyl-2-oxobutanoate hydroxymethyltransferase: protein MAGKQALNIVKMKKMKQEGIPLSMLTAYDYPSAKIAEEAGIDMILVGDSLGNVVLGYDSTIPVTLDDIVYHSRAVARGAEHTFIVADMPFMTYHSSVSESLQGIRRLMQEGHAHAVKLEGGAEIADVVKATVQAGVPVLGHIGLTPQSVNQLGGYRIQGKDEADARRLMADAKALEQAGAFGIVLELVTEEVAAAISKELSIPTIGIGAGRGCDGQVLVYHDLIQYASPYYSKRFVKTYADVGGMIRSSIEQYVSDVKGRAFPAKEHVFSADDSVVEALYGHKKGQAKVQEQEEQAKEKVESRS, encoded by the coding sequence ATGGCAGGAAAGCAAGCGCTGAATATTGTGAAAATGAAAAAAATGAAGCAGGAGGGCATTCCGCTCAGTATGCTGACCGCCTATGATTATCCCTCGGCTAAAATAGCCGAAGAGGCGGGAATTGACATGATTCTCGTGGGCGACTCGCTGGGCAACGTCGTTCTCGGCTATGATTCGACCATTCCCGTAACACTGGATGACATCGTGTATCATTCCCGAGCGGTAGCTAGAGGCGCGGAGCATACGTTTATTGTAGCGGACATGCCGTTTATGACATATCACAGCAGCGTATCGGAAAGCCTTCAGGGCATCCGCCGCCTGATGCAGGAAGGGCACGCTCATGCTGTTAAATTGGAGGGCGGTGCAGAAATTGCCGACGTCGTAAAAGCGACTGTTCAAGCAGGTGTACCCGTACTTGGTCATATCGGTCTTACACCGCAATCGGTCAATCAGCTTGGCGGCTACCGCATTCAAGGCAAGGACGAAGCGGATGCACGGCGGCTGATGGCAGACGCCAAGGCGCTGGAGCAGGCGGGTGCCTTTGGCATCGTGCTGGAGCTGGTAACTGAGGAAGTGGCAGCGGCTATTTCCAAAGAACTGTCTATTCCGACCATCGGAATTGGTGCAGGACGTGGATGTGACGGTCAGGTGCTTGTGTATCACGATCTGATTCAATATGCTTCGCCTTATTACAGTAAACGGTTTGTCAAAACCTATGCCGATGTCGGCGGCATGATTCGTAGCAGTATTGAGCAGTATGTGAGCGATGTGAAGGGACGAGCCTTTCCGGCTAAGGAGCATGTGTTCAGCGCCGACGACAGCGTTGTAGAGGCTCTCTACGGACACAAGAAAGGGCAGGCAAAGGTGCAGGAACAAGAGGAACAGGCTAAGGAAAAGGTGGAATCCCGGTCATGA
- a CDS encoding biotin--[acetyl-CoA-carboxylase] ligase, producing MNNHERLLGILEEGTSDYISGEEISRRLSVSRTAVWKQINKLRELGYNIEASSRRGYRIVSRPDRLEVSKLAYMLNTQSFGQRIVVLDSTVSTQQDAMRLAEEGAQQGTVVLAEEQTAGRGRLGRKWFSPRGKGIWMSIVLRPNQPLAFTPQLTLLTGVAVCRAIRRLTGLEAGIKWPNDLLVHGRKVCGILLESATEDQRVRYCIAGIGIDVNLNTEDYPEELSQVGTSLKIEAGREIDRTALIAAVLEEMEQLCALYADQGFQPIAMLWEALSVTMNRFVRAHTGQGSPVEGTAIGLDPSGALVVETKQGERIQVVSGDVQLQV from the coding sequence GTGAATAATCATGAAAGACTGTTAGGCATACTGGAGGAAGGTACATCAGATTATATATCCGGGGAGGAAATCAGCCGCCGCCTCTCGGTGAGCCGTACAGCCGTATGGAAACAGATCAACAAGCTGCGTGAGCTGGGCTACAACATTGAAGCTTCCTCGCGTAGGGGTTATCGGATTGTGTCCCGACCCGATCGACTGGAAGTCTCCAAACTGGCATATATGTTAAATACCCAATCGTTCGGACAACGTATAGTTGTGCTGGACTCGACGGTCTCTACCCAGCAGGATGCGATGCGTCTGGCAGAAGAGGGTGCACAGCAAGGAACGGTAGTGCTGGCGGAGGAACAGACGGCGGGCCGGGGACGTTTGGGCCGAAAATGGTTTTCACCTCGGGGCAAAGGTATCTGGATGAGCATTGTGTTGCGACCCAACCAGCCCTTGGCCTTCACTCCACAGTTAACGCTGCTTACAGGCGTAGCGGTATGCAGAGCCATTCGTCGGTTGACGGGTCTGGAAGCTGGCATCAAATGGCCGAACGATCTGCTTGTTCATGGTCGCAAAGTGTGCGGTATTCTGCTGGAATCTGCAACAGAGGATCAGCGGGTACGCTACTGCATTGCAGGTATCGGCATTGATGTCAATTTAAATACAGAGGATTACCCGGAAGAACTGTCACAAGTAGGGACGTCCCTGAAAATAGAGGCTGGTCGCGAAATCGACCGTACTGCACTAATTGCCGCGGTGCTGGAAGAAATGGAGCAGCTATGTGCGCTGTATGCGGATCAGGGCTTTCAGCCTATCGCGATGCTGTGGGAGGCGTTATCCGTGACGATGAATCGCTTCGTGCGGGCGCATACGGGACAAGGGAGTCCGGTGGAAGGTACAGCCATCGGTTTGGACCCTTCCGGTGCGCTAGTAGTTGAAACGAAGCAGGGAGAGCGAATACAGGTCGTTTCCGGTGATGTACAATTACAGGTGTAG
- a CDS encoding CCA tRNA nucleotidyltransferase, producing the protein MKINTWQYADPEMAIHGKEVIRTLTTAGYEAYWVGGCVRDELLGRAIHDMDMTTSAEPEQVIALFPHVIPTGIQHGTVTVMQGGHPFEVTTFRTESGYTDHRRPTEVAFVKDIREDLMRRDFTMNAIAMDEHGKRVDPFGGEADLRVAMVRCVGRAEERFEEDGLRMLRCIRFASVFRFRIAYNTWKGMIRRKEGLRYIAMERVRAELEKMLAGPDPLRGLEMLGRSGLLACTKVPVPWEQCEAQALRGMVQLPEELRWGLLLLSCRLTSEAADELLRAWTFSNAVRLRLVHLLEWERELTDSAVGMADSSTLVEGEGINDEALRRSWIRLLIKWGRDTSSDWLELYKTLPASFHELPLQAEKHIARMAELAEAWTKQTAVVRIKDLNITGNELVQEMNRPGGPWLGQTMERLLLAAACGDISNETEALLQEAKRVMSSE; encoded by the coding sequence GTGAAAATAAACACTTGGCAATATGCTGACCCGGAAATGGCTATTCATGGCAAGGAAGTCATTCGTACACTAACCACAGCCGGCTACGAGGCTTACTGGGTCGGCGGTTGTGTGCGGGATGAACTATTAGGCCGCGCTATTCATGATATGGATATGACCACATCGGCTGAACCGGAACAGGTCATAGCACTGTTTCCCCATGTCATTCCGACTGGAATTCAGCATGGGACGGTTACGGTGATGCAGGGGGGGCATCCGTTCGAGGTGACCACTTTTCGAACAGAGAGCGGTTATACCGATCATCGCCGTCCGACAGAAGTCGCTTTCGTGAAGGATATCCGCGAAGACCTGATGCGGCGGGATTTCACGATGAACGCGATTGCAATGGATGAACATGGGAAAAGGGTGGACCCGTTCGGAGGGGAAGCCGATTTACGCGTCGCTATGGTTCGTTGTGTGGGACGAGCCGAGGAACGATTTGAAGAGGACGGGCTGCGAATGCTGCGTTGCATTCGTTTTGCCTCCGTATTCCGGTTCCGTATAGCCTACAACACATGGAAAGGTATGATCCGTCGTAAAGAGGGGCTTCGTTACATTGCGATGGAACGTGTACGGGCTGAGCTGGAAAAGATGCTGGCCGGACCGGACCCGTTGCGTGGACTGGAAATGCTGGGTCGCAGTGGCTTGCTCGCGTGTACGAAGGTTCCCGTTCCCTGGGAACAATGTGAAGCACAGGCGCTCAGGGGGATGGTACAACTACCGGAAGAACTACGATGGGGTTTGCTGCTGTTGTCTTGCAGACTTACCTCAGAGGCAGCGGACGAGCTGTTAAGAGCATGGACTTTCTCCAACGCTGTACGTCTGCGACTGGTACATCTGTTAGAATGGGAGCGTGAGCTAACGGACAGTGCTGTTGGGATGGCAGACAGTTCCACTTTAGTGGAAGGTGAAGGAATTAACGATGAGGCGCTACGCCGCAGTTGGATTCGACTGTTAATTAAATGGGGACGGGATACCTCGTCAGATTGGCTTGAGCTTTACAAGACGTTGCCTGCTTCGTTCCACGAATTACCGCTACAGGCAGAAAAGCATATAGCGAGAATGGCTGAACTGGCAGAAGCGTGGACGAAGCAAACCGCAGTCGTTCGTATCAAAGATTTAAATATTACAGGAAATGAACTGGTTCAGGAGATGAATCGACCGGGTGGTCCTTGGCTGGGTCAGACGATGGAACGACTTTTGCTGGCTGCCGCCTGCGGAGATATTTCAAATGAAACAGAAGCATTGCTTCAAGAAGCGAAACGGGTGATGAGTAGTGAATAA